The following proteins come from a genomic window of Flavobacteriales bacterium:
- a CDS encoding methyltransferase domain-containing protein — protein MDEYVKFLQGDKENTEKYYLKSLEKTEQQKALEMLLAGKGMKGAMQIADIACGAGTLTHHLSKQYPEATFSLLDYNSDALELARKINPGERFSFHEGDIYHLPFPDNSFDVVFCWQTLSWLEHPENAIKELMRITRPKGSVWMSSLFNLDHDVDLYTNAIDHTHLSGKQSQTVRYNTYSRTSVAAWLEGQSCDHQFHRFVPSIDFKSSGKGLGTYTVSTPDGRIQISGGILMNWAILEILKH, from the coding sequence ATGGATGAATACGTCAAATTTCTTCAGGGTGACAAAGAGAATACAGAAAAGTATTACCTGAAGTCGCTGGAAAAAACGGAACAGCAAAAAGCGCTGGAAATGCTGCTTGCCGGCAAAGGGATGAAGGGAGCTATGCAAATCGCGGACATTGCCTGCGGTGCGGGTACGCTTACACATCACCTGTCGAAGCAATACCCTGAAGCCACATTTTCTCTCCTTGATTATAACAGCGATGCCCTTGAGCTGGCGCGAAAGATCAATCCCGGGGAGCGGTTCTCTTTTCATGAAGGGGATATCTATCATTTGCCATTTCCTGACAATTCATTCGATGTCGTGTTTTGCTGGCAAACATTATCCTGGCTTGAACATCCTGAGAACGCAATTAAAGAACTCATGCGGATCACCAGACCGAAAGGTAGTGTATGGATGTCGTCGCTGTTTAACCTGGACCACGATGTGGATCTGTATACCAATGCGATTGATCATACCCATTTGTCAGGGAAGCAAAGTCAAACCGTCCGGTACAATACCTATAGCCGTACATCGGTGGCCGCCTGGCTTGAAGGTCAGTCTTGCGACCATCAGTTTCACCGTTTTGTTCCAAGCATCGATTTTAAGTCAAGTGGAAAAGGACTGGGAACCTATACTGTTAGCACACCCGATGGCCGTATACAGATTTCCGGCGGTATATTGATGAACTGGGCCATTCTAGAAATCCTGAAACACTAA
- a CDS encoding glycosyltransferase family protein, which produces MGSTRLPGKVLMKAGPQTFLQILLKQISYSKRIDQVIIATTTSSQDDQIVQACEEAGVTVFRGSEHNVLERYFLAAKQHDLDVVVRITSDCPLIDPYLADEMITFFHAHQDRYDLVTNRHPLTFPDGLDVDVMKFSGLKDAFEHATTDRQKEHVIPYFWEEGKKVYNFECAEQLFEKYRWTLDYEEDASMIRYIVTEMPVEESSPFRYEKIIRFLEARNDWQEINQTYVGK; this is translated from the coding sequence ATGGGATCGACCCGCCTGCCGGGTAAGGTGTTGATGAAAGCCGGCCCTCAAACTTTCCTGCAAATTCTTCTGAAACAGATTTCGTACAGCAAGAGAATCGATCAGGTGATCATTGCTACTACCACGAGCTCGCAGGATGATCAAATCGTGCAGGCATGTGAAGAGGCTGGGGTGACTGTCTTCAGAGGTAGTGAGCACAATGTGCTTGAACGGTATTTTTTGGCGGCAAAACAGCATGACCTTGATGTGGTGGTCCGCATCACATCTGATTGTCCACTCATAGACCCGTACCTTGCAGATGAGATGATCACATTCTTTCATGCTCATCAGGATCGGTATGACCTGGTGACGAACCGGCACCCCCTGACCTTTCCTGATGGATTGGATGTGGATGTGATGAAGTTTTCCGGACTGAAGGATGCATTTGAACATGCAACTACGGACAGACAGAAGGAACATGTTATCCCTTACTTCTGGGAAGAAGGAAAAAAGGTTTATAATTTTGAATGTGCAGAACAGCTTTTCGAAAAATACCGGTGGACGCTGGATTATGAAGAGGATGCATCGATGATCAGGTATATCGTTACGGAAATGCCAGTGGAGGAGTCAAGCCCGTTCAGGTATGAAAAAATTATTCGCTTTCTTGAGGCACGGAATGACTGGCAGGAGATCAACCAAACATATGTTGGCAAGTAA